The Kineothrix sp. IPX-CK genomic interval CGGCATCCATTCCTCTTTTAAACCAATCGGGCATTTCTCCCTCTGCTTTGCATAAATCGAGTAAAGACTTGCTTTTGTGAGGAAGCCCTTGAGTCCTGCCATATCCCAGGGACAACACGCAGATGAGCTTTTCTCCCTTATCTATTTCGCAGCGGCTTTTTCCTTTGCTGAAGGTCAAGGCAACCCAGCAGGTATTTAAGCCGAGCTGTTGTGCTCTTAAGGCCAGTTCTTCTCCGTAATATCCGATTTTTTCTTCCAGTTCGGGGCTCTTTTTTCCTATGAGAGCGATATAGTTTTTGACATTGTTAAATTTACCGTAGTGGGCCATGATGCCGCCAAAGGCTTCCGGTTCGTCGGTAACCAGCTGTATGTGCAGCCCCCCTTCGTCATTGCAGCGGTCAATTTCCTTTTGAAGCTCTAAGACAATGTCTTTATCAATTTTTTTGTCCGTATAGTCGCGTACGGAATGACGGTTCTCTATTGCCTGCATAAAGTCCATAATAACAATCCTTCCTTTCTTACTTCTAATTAATTATATTTCATGTCATCGTGTTCATTACTATATGATGGATATCTGTTGTGAATTGCTTTTTTATATTATATCATAAAAAATTAAGATTAGTTCAATGGGAAATAAAACAGGAATGAATACTTGGATCCATATTTGGGAATTTACAGTTTTCATTTAGGACAAAAGGTTATATGATAGTGTATAAATAAAGCTCTGCGTTTATAATCGGATAAAAAGTAAATGAGATTATAATATAAGAAATAATACAGATTAGAAGAGGTACAGAAAATGAAAGCATCAACAGACCTGCAAAGTATTCTTAAGGCGATAGACAGAAAAGGCTATCCGGCCTATAAAGATACGCGGGGGAGTTATTCCTTCGGCAAATATGAGTTATCCATAGATCACGTACAGGGAGACCCCTTTGCATCGCCTTCCAAGGTGAGCATACATGTGGAGGGCAAAGCGGCAGGCTTCCCGAAGGAATGCTTCGAGAAAAAGGAACGCAGAATTGCCATGCAGGATTATCTGCTTCGCCTGTTCGGCAAGGAAGTAGATAAATATAATTTTAAAGCGAAGGGCTCCGGCAAAAGCGGCCTTTTATCGGTGACCCGCTGCGGGCAGGAGGTGCTTGAGAGAACGGCATGTGTTATTTTGCCCGAAAACGGATCTATTATCTTGCGTCTGGAAATCGGATTTCCTGCCAACGGTAGAACGATTTGTGCTCCGGAGCTGGAAAAAATCCTATTCGATTTTCTCCCAAGATGTATACAAGGCGTTTTATTTTACCCAATGTTAAATAAAGAGGAAGTGAAAAAAACTCTTTTTCTTGCGGATGACAGGCACTACATCAGAGAGCAATTAGAGAAAATGGAACTTGCGGCGTTCGTTGCCAACGGTTCTGTACTCCCAAGAGAATCCGGCATTTCGGACAGGCCCATGAAAAACAGCATACTTTTCGTTTCCCCCAAATCTATGGAAGTGACCATGAAGCTACCTCATAAAGGCGAAATATCCGGTATGGGAATCAAAAAAGGAATAACCCTCATTGTAGGAGGAGGCTATCATGGGAAGTCCACTCTGTTAAAGGCCCTGGAGCTTGGGGTGTACGACCATATCGCAGACGATGGCAGAGAATATGTCGTTACGGAGTCCGATGCGGTAAAAATACGCGCGGAGGACGGACGCAGCGTGACCGGGGACGACATTTCTTTATTTGTAAATAACCTTCCCGGGGGTAAGG includes:
- a CDS encoding nitroreductase family protein codes for the protein MDFMQAIENRHSVRDYTDKKIDKDIVLELQKEIDRCNDEGGLHIQLVTDEPEAFGGIMAHYGKFNNVKNYIALIGKKSPELEEKIGYYGEELALRAQQLGLNTCWVALTFSKGKSRCEIDKGEKLICVLSLGYGRTQGLPHKSKSLLDLCKAEGEMPDWFKRGMDAALLAPTATNQQKFLITLSGKRVSAKSTGGFYSKVDLGIVKKHFEVGAGTENFSWE
- a CDS encoding ABC-ATPase domain-containing protein: MKASTDLQSILKAIDRKGYPAYKDTRGSYSFGKYELSIDHVQGDPFASPSKVSIHVEGKAAGFPKECFEKKERRIAMQDYLLRLFGKEVDKYNFKAKGSGKSGLLSVTRCGQEVLERTACVILPENGSIILRLEIGFPANGRTICAPELEKILFDFLPRCIQGVLFYPMLNKEEVKKTLFLADDRHYIREQLEKMELAAFVANGSVLPRESGISDRPMKNSILFVSPKSMEVTMKLPHKGEISGMGIKKGITLIVGGGYHGKSTLLKALELGVYDHIADDGREYVVTESDAVKIRAEDGRSVTGDDISLFVNNLPGGKDTKRFHTEDASGSTSQAANVVEAIESGATLLLIDEDTCATNFMVRDELMQRVVHRDKEPITPFIERARFLYEENGISCVIVAGSSGSYFNIADCIIQMDHYRPEEITGFAKEEAKAFPPVSFPKDTPFMPDFERIPIRAAKTVKEHRGSNRYAEKYGRGGKNRYGESDEGSVRESERIKIKGMGKEGVVLNKETIHLHYVEQLADSEQALALGYLLAYAEQNMFDGKENLRDIVNKLMTLVEEKGLAAVVQGGYLPSGLALPRRQEVFACFNRYRSLKIEK